The window AGGGAAGCGGCCTCCGGATTCATCACTCCGGGCCGGTAAGCCACTTCCACCAGGCGGTCGGCGTCGGTGATCAGGGGTCGGTTGACGGTGTAGTCCTGAAAGGTTTCCTCCCAGAGGAGGTTTTTTGCCAAATAATCGGCTTCCGCGGGTGTGAGGCCCTCAAACCGGAAAATGCGGGCGGTGCGTACCATCCGGACACTTTTCAAGCCCAGAGCGGACCTGATCTCGGCCAGCAGCGCTTCACCGGCGGGGTCGGGCAGGTTGGTCTTGATCCTAGTGCGGACTTCTTGTACCGGCATAATGACATTCCTCCCCGATGATTCTACCACGGCGGGCTGATCTCTTGCTACTTGCGGAAACTGAACCGGGATTCTTTCCCTTTCAGGAGCCGGTCGATGTTCGCCCGGTGCTTGTAAACGGCCACCAGAGCCAGGAAGAGACCAAACAGGACGTGGCGCCACCCGACCCCTCCCAAGGCGAAAGCCAGCGGCACCGAAGAGGCGGCGATGATCGACGCCAGGGACACGTAACGGGTCAACGCCAACACCGCGATCCAGACGGCGGCAGCCGTTGCCAGGGCCACCGGCGGCAGCATGATCAGCACCCCCAGGCTGGTGGCGATGATCTTGCCGCCCTGGAAGCGCAGGAACACCGACCACCCGTGCCCGGTGAGGGCGGCCGCCCCCGTGAGCAACTCCAAGCCCGGTACGCCCACCGCCCTCCCGAGCAGAACGGCGACAATACCCTTTGCGGTGTCACCCACCAGAGAGGCCAATCCCCAGCCCGGCCCCAGTGTGCGCCAGACGTTTGTGGCCCCGATGTTCCCGCTCCCGTGGCCGCGGATGTCGATTCCCTTCACGTGCCGGGCGATCAGATAGCCGGTGGGCACGGAGCCAACCAGATAACTAAGACCGATCACCAGAATAACCGCCAACGCGCTCATTTTGAT is drawn from Candidatus Desulforudis audaxviator MP104C and contains these coding sequences:
- the plsY gene encoding glycerol-3-phosphate 1-O-acyltransferase PlsY, giving the protein MSALAVILVIGLSYLVGSVPTGYLIARHVKGIDIRGHGSGNIGATNVWRTLGPGWGLASLVGDTAKGIVAVLLGRAVGVPGLELLTGAAALTGHGWSVFLRFQGGKIIATSLGVLIMLPPVALATAAAVWIAVLALTRYVSLASIIAASSVPLAFALGGVGWRHVLFGLFLALVAVYKHRANIDRLLKGKESRFSFRK